A window of Metabacillus sp. B2-18 contains these coding sequences:
- a CDS encoding YqzH family protein: protein MEEKILLKMLRKSFLQYGRNLNEDPLSSEDSAYLLKKIAADKNDDTEWYEVIEDAVYSYVTNQE, encoded by the coding sequence ATGGAAGAAAAGATACTTTTAAAAATGCTTCGGAAAAGCTTTTTACAATACGGAAGAAATCTTAATGAAGATCCATTATCAAGTGAGGATTCAGCTTATTTACTCAAAAAGATAGCCGCAGATAAAAACGATGATACAGAATGGTATGAGGTTATAGAGGATGCTGTCTATAGCTATGTAACAAATCAAGAATAA
- a CDS encoding TRM11 family SAM-dependent methyltransferase, with translation MAQQQTKFIYTFTCHEDELSLCQLEMRSLFGFDTDSSVIETTVKIDPSRSPFINERVDVMVRSDSLTDIAQQIEGLSIEDDTFKVLFIEHADLASYKKVSFNERRKIEREIGQQIIGKVDLVNPDLLFAIMKYQNSWVFGQYIKSESIWFLHQNKPKNYSTALSTRVARAVVNIAVPEVDNIKAIDPCCGSGTVLVEALSMGINIVGSDNNPLVCPIARENIAYFGLKGEVSLRDILDVTGCYDVAIIDMPYNLCSVLDPDKQLEMLRSARNFTSKVVVVTIETIDYLIEKAGFNIVDRCVAKKGSFTRQILVCE, from the coding sequence TTGGCTCAACAACAAACTAAATTTATTTATACATTTACTTGTCATGAAGATGAGCTTTCATTGTGCCAGCTGGAGATGCGCTCTCTTTTTGGGTTTGATACTGATTCTAGTGTAATAGAAACAACTGTAAAGATTGATCCAAGTCGAAGTCCGTTTATTAACGAAAGAGTAGATGTTATGGTTAGATCGGATTCTCTTACCGACATTGCTCAGCAAATAGAGGGATTGAGTATTGAGGATGACACGTTTAAAGTTCTTTTCATTGAACATGCTGATTTGGCTAGTTATAAAAAAGTAAGTTTTAATGAAAGACGTAAAATCGAACGTGAAATTGGGCAACAAATAATTGGTAAAGTGGATTTAGTTAACCCTGATTTATTGTTTGCTATTATGAAGTATCAAAATAGCTGGGTATTTGGCCAATATATCAAAAGTGAATCGATTTGGTTTTTACATCAAAATAAACCTAAAAATTATTCAACGGCTTTAAGTACTAGAGTCGCCAGAGCTGTTGTTAATATTGCTGTCCCTGAGGTAGATAATATTAAAGCAATTGATCCTTGTTGCGGATCCGGAACAGTTTTAGTAGAAGCGTTATCAATGGGGATTAACATTGTTGGGAGTGACAATAATCCACTTGTATGTCCGATTGCCCGAGAAAATATTGCTTATTTTGGTTTAAAAGGGGAAGTTAGCTTAAGGGACATTCTTGATGTGACCGGTTGTTATGATGTAGCTATTATTGATATGCCTTATAATCTCTGCTCAGTTCTAGATCCAGATAAGCAGCTTGAAATGCTCCGAAGTGCTCGTAACTTTACTAGTAAAGTTGTTGTTGTGACAATTGAAACAATTGATTATTTAATAGAAAAAGCAGGCTTTAACATTGTTGATCGTTGTGTTGCGAAAAAGGGAAGTTTTACGAGACAAATTCTTGTTTGTGAATAG
- a CDS encoding SDR family NAD(P)-dependent oxidoreductase, with translation MNSRIQGCYVAITGASSGIGEKIAIECAKNGAHLVLLARREEVLAKLSERIKQNYGVSCHYYSLDVQDLQSIQTVFSTIERDVGSIDILVNNAGFGIFNEVLHSSLDEMKSMFEVNVFGLVASTKMVLPAMMKRRKGHIINIASQAGKIATPKSSLYSASKHAVLGFTNSLRMEVKQHGIFVTSVNPGPIKTNFFTIADKQGDYVKNVERWMLDPNKVARIIVASMLTPRREINLPAWMNAGSTLYQVMPRLFEKLAGKAFFKK, from the coding sequence TTGAATTCTCGTATACAAGGGTGCTACGTCGCCATTACTGGTGCTTCTAGTGGAATTGGTGAAAAAATTGCGATCGAATGTGCGAAAAATGGTGCTCATCTTGTTTTGCTTGCTAGAAGAGAAGAAGTTTTAGCAAAGCTTTCTGAGCGTATTAAGCAGAATTATGGTGTTTCATGTCACTATTATTCATTGGATGTTCAAGACCTTCAATCAATTCAAACTGTTTTTTCAACGATTGAACGTGATGTGGGTTCAATTGACATTCTTGTTAATAATGCTGGATTTGGTATTTTTAATGAGGTGCTTCATTCTTCATTAGATGAAATGAAAAGTATGTTTGAGGTCAATGTCTTCGGTCTAGTTGCCAGCACAAAGATGGTGCTGCCAGCTATGATGAAAAGAAGAAAGGGACATATTATTAATATTGCTTCACAGGCTGGGAAAATTGCAACACCAAAATCAAGTTTGTACTCTGCTAGTAAACATGCCGTTTTAGGATTTACAAACAGTTTACGAATGGAAGTTAAACAGCATGGGATTTTTGTTACCTCTGTAAATCCTGGACCGATTAAAACAAATTTTTTCACAATTGCTGATAAACAGGGAGACTATGTGAAAAATGTTGAACGTTGGATGCTCGACCCTAATAAGGTAGCTCGTATCATTGTGGCTTCTATGCTGACTCCAAGACGGGAAATTAATTTACCAGCTTGGATGAATGCTGGAAGCACCCTTTATCAGGTGATGCCGAGACTTTTTGAAAAACTAGCAGGAAAAGCATTTTTTAAGAAATAA
- a CDS encoding MBL fold metallo-hydrolase produces MNQITQAKQILKIILPTPFPVGDVNVYLIKGERLTLVDAGPKTEEAWLSFQHQLKEYGYTPDDIEQIIITHHHPDHVGMLDYLDKNIPVFGHPFNKPWLKKDERFLQTQARYFEQLFLTFGLDKNFLPSIQKLNDTLEYSCNRELHHNLIEGMEIAGLSGWIVMETPGHAQSHIVLYEEKTGILVGGDLLLKDISPNPLLEPPMIEGVINRPRPQLQLNNSISKLLELSLSVVYPGHGGNIENAHELIAYRLKKQAERAELVKGFLQEKPLTAFEVCKALFPTIYYKQLMLTMSETVGQLDYLEDKGQIKIDETNIPALFYVVEK; encoded by the coding sequence ATGAACCAGATAACACAGGCAAAGCAAATTTTGAAAATTATTTTACCCACACCGTTTCCGGTAGGGGATGTAAATGTTTATTTAATTAAGGGAGAGCGTTTAACACTAGTTGATGCTGGGCCTAAAACAGAAGAAGCGTGGCTTTCCTTTCAACATCAATTAAAAGAATATGGTTACACTCCAGATGATATTGAACAAATCATCATAACACATCATCATCCTGATCATGTTGGTATGCTTGATTATTTGGATAAGAACATTCCTGTGTTTGGACACCCTTTTAACAAGCCGTGGTTAAAAAAAGATGAAAGATTCCTGCAAACTCAAGCTCGGTATTTTGAACAACTTTTTCTCACCTTTGGACTTGATAAAAATTTCTTACCTTCTATACAAAAATTGAATGATACTTTAGAATATTCGTGTAATCGGGAGTTACATCATAATCTAATAGAAGGAATGGAGATTGCTGGACTATCTGGATGGATTGTTATGGAAACGCCGGGTCATGCTCAAAGTCACATCGTTTTATATGAAGAAAAGACAGGTATACTAGTTGGGGGAGATTTATTATTAAAGGACATCTCCCCAAACCCTTTACTAGAACCACCAATGATTGAAGGGGTTATCAACAGACCAAGGCCTCAGCTGCAGTTAAACAACTCAATTTCTAAATTGCTTGAATTGTCGCTATCTGTTGTTTATCCAGGGCATGGGGGAAATATTGAGAATGCTCATGAACTTATTGCCTATCGTTTGAAAAAACAAGCTGAAAGGGCAGAGCTAGTTAAAGGGTTCTTACAGGAAAAGCCTTTAACCGCATTTGAAGTGTGTAAAGCACTTTTTCCTACTATATACTATAAGCAGCTTATGCTGACTATGTCAGAGACAGTTGGACAGCTTGACTATCTTGAGGACAAAGGTCAAATTAAAATTGATGAAACAAACATTCCTGCTCTTTTTTATGTTGTAGAGAAATAG
- the proC gene encoding pyrroline-5-carboxylate reductase: protein MEKIGFIGAGSMAEAMVAGLIKGNVFQAEQIIVSNRSNSDRLDELSVKYGVKTTHDKKQLVKDASIIVLAMKPKDVKAGFDGVQSLIKDHLIVSVLAGISIQTITAILGKKASIVRAMPNTSAAIGKSATAIAGSDSVTMKQMRRCVSLFEAIGICKIVEENQLDAVTGLSGSGPAYIYYLVESMEKAAVEVGLDPFVARDLIVQTLLGASEMIAVSEKHPSQLRKEVTSPNGTTEAGISILKEKQVEEAFISCIKRATERSEELKAMFSEELVTNKK, encoded by the coding sequence ATGGAGAAAATTGGATTTATTGGAGCTGGCTCAATGGCTGAGGCCATGGTTGCAGGACTTATAAAAGGCAATGTATTTCAAGCGGAGCAAATCATTGTGTCCAATCGCTCAAATTCAGATCGACTAGATGAATTATCGGTAAAGTACGGTGTAAAAACAACACATGATAAAAAACAATTAGTAAAAGATGCTTCCATAATCGTACTAGCAATGAAACCTAAAGATGTAAAAGCAGGGTTTGACGGTGTACAAAGTTTAATAAAAGATCATCTAATTGTTTCTGTCTTAGCAGGGATTTCCATTCAAACAATTACAGCTATTCTTGGAAAGAAAGCTTCTATCGTTAGAGCGATGCCAAATACATCCGCAGCTATTGGCAAATCCGCGACCGCTATTGCAGGAAGTGATTCTGTTACAATGAAGCAAATGAGAAGATGTGTGTCTCTTTTTGAAGCAATCGGGATTTGTAAAATTGTTGAAGAGAATCAGTTAGATGCTGTTACTGGGTTGTCTGGAAGTGGTCCTGCCTATATTTATTATTTAGTAGAATCAATGGAAAAGGCTGCTGTTGAAGTAGGTTTAGATCCTTTTGTTGCCAGGGATTTAATTGTTCAAACCTTATTAGGGGCATCTGAAATGATTGCTGTTTCAGAAAAACACCCATCACAGCTAAGGAAGGAAGTAACAAGTCCAAATGGCACGACAGAAGCAGGCATTTCCATTCTTAAGGAAAAACAGGTAGAGGAAGCGTTCATATCATGTATCAAACGGGCAACAGAACGTTCAGAGGAATTAAAAGCAATGTTCTCTGAAGAATTGGTCACTAATAAAAAATAA
- a CDS encoding DUF3231 family protein, protein MSNFLEGTIEFIKTNLNNTTQRPLHIGEAMTLWTFSILLDEANAFCYIGENTSDDQDIQKMLKDSIKNCAEQSNEVKKLMMKEGVPIPNATPPKPNSDALDVPYGTKMTDEEIANGLIAKELAAINLCNGALTQAIRNDVGAMFLKFYNEKVNSLFIVKTIMLERGWLKVPPSFAVAGHPNSSEGKK, encoded by the coding sequence ATGTCTAATTTCCTTGAAGGCACCATTGAATTTATCAAAACAAATCTAAATAATACAACTCAACGACCACTACATATCGGTGAAGCAATGACTTTGTGGACTTTCTCCATTTTACTTGATGAAGCAAATGCTTTTTGCTACATAGGAGAAAATACATCAGATGATCAAGATATACAGAAGATGTTAAAAGACAGTATTAAAAACTGTGCTGAACAATCAAACGAAGTTAAAAAGCTTATGATGAAGGAAGGCGTCCCTATCCCAAACGCAACTCCCCCAAAACCAAACTCTGACGCATTGGACGTTCCTTATGGAACAAAGATGACTGATGAAGAAATAGCAAATGGTTTAATTGCAAAAGAGCTTGCAGCAATTAATTTATGTAACGGGGCATTAACACAGGCTATCCGCAATGATGTGGGAGCTATGTTTTTAAAATTTTATAATGAAAAAGTGAATTCTTTATTTATTGTTAAAACAATAATGCTTGAAAGAGGTTGGTTAAAAGTTCCCCCATCTTTTGCAGTAGCCGGACACCCTAATTCGTCTGAAGGAAAAAAGTAA
- a CDS encoding cysteine-rich CWC family protein: MYESYRYGRCNMKKCPLCQNDNQCAISKGQQPKTCWCMTASFPQKLLATTSFEDSCICKKCVNDYEKPLPL, translated from the coding sequence ATGTATGAAAGTTACCGTTATGGAAGGTGTAATATGAAGAAGTGTCCCTTATGTCAAAATGATAATCAATGTGCAATTTCTAAAGGGCAGCAACCAAAAACATGTTGGTGCATGACTGCATCATTTCCACAAAAATTATTGGCTACTACTTCTTTTGAAGATTCCTGTATTTGTAAAAAATGCGTGAATGATTATGAAAAACCTTTACCCTTATAG
- the namA gene encoding NADPH dehydrogenase NamA produces the protein MKTKLFQPYQIKDVTIKNRIVMSPMCMYSSTGQQGFVEDFHMTHYISRAVGQVGLIMVEATAVTPQGRISSQDLGIWSDDHLPQLKKLVSGIKNYGSTTAIQLAHAGRKATVDGEIYAPSAIPFDDHSKTPTAMTKEDITSTVQAFQDGAKRAKEAGFDIIEIHGAHGYLINEFLSPLSNKREDEYGGTPENRYRLLSEVIESVKEVWDGPLFVRISATDYHEEGLDVSDYVEFAKKMKEQGVDLIDVSSGAVVTAKINVFPGYQVRFAEKIKEEAKIATGAVGLITTGLQAEEILQNNRADLIFIARELLRDPYFPRTAAAQLKETIDSPKQYDRGW, from the coding sequence ATGAAAACGAAGCTTTTTCAACCTTATCAAATAAAAGATGTTACGATAAAGAACCGTATTGTTATGTCACCTATGTGTATGTATTCTTCAACGGGTCAACAAGGATTTGTAGAAGACTTTCATATGACCCATTATATTAGTCGTGCAGTAGGTCAAGTAGGGTTAATTATGGTTGAAGCAACGGCTGTTACTCCACAAGGACGAATATCTTCTCAAGACCTAGGAATATGGAGTGATGATCATCTTCCTCAACTAAAGAAACTAGTATCAGGTATAAAAAATTACGGCTCTACAACTGCGATACAGCTTGCACATGCCGGTCGTAAAGCAACGGTTGATGGCGAGATATATGCTCCATCAGCTATTCCATTTGATGATCATTCTAAAACACCAACAGCTATGACAAAAGAAGATATTACATCTACCGTTCAAGCCTTTCAAGATGGAGCGAAACGTGCAAAAGAAGCTGGTTTTGACATTATCGAGATTCATGGGGCACATGGATATTTAATCAACGAGTTTCTATCACCTTTATCAAATAAACGTGAAGATGAATATGGTGGAACACCAGAAAATCGCTATCGTTTATTAAGTGAAGTGATTGAGTCTGTAAAAGAAGTTTGGGATGGTCCACTATTCGTCCGTATTTCTGCTACTGATTATCACGAGGAAGGATTAGATGTTTCAGATTACGTTGAATTTGCTAAGAAAATGAAGGAACAAGGTGTTGACTTAATCGATGTAAGCTCAGGAGCAGTTGTCACAGCCAAAATCAACGTGTTTCCAGGCTACCAAGTCCGTTTTGCTGAAAAAATTAAAGAAGAGGCAAAGATAGCAACTGGCGCTGTCGGGCTTATCACGACCGGATTGCAAGCGGAAGAAATTTTACAAAACAATCGAGCTGATCTTATCTTTATCGCGAGAGAGTTGCTAAGAGACCCTTATTTCCCAAGAACAGCAGCAGCTCAGCTTAAAGAAACAATTGATTCTCCAAAACAGTATGACCGGGGCTGGTAA
- the rnz gene encoding ribonuclease Z, which translates to MNIMFLGTGAGIPAKARNVTSIALQLLEERNAVWLFDCGEATQHQILHTSIKPRKIEKIFITHMHGDHIYGLPGLISSRSFQGGETPLTIYGPKGIEEFVKLSLSVSHTHLTYEIKFVEIEDGIIFEDELFQVITEKLDHGIDSYGYRVIEKDLPGPLHVDKLKKLGLPPGPIYQKIKNGGAIRLPNGSVINGDEFVGPKQKGRVVTILGDTRYTEKSIKLAEESDVLIHEATFSKEDQQLAYNYFHSTTIDAAKIAKKSNAKKLILTHISSRYQTTEQHDLLLQEAKDTFPLSLIATDFMQIEIPKNN; encoded by the coding sequence TTGAATATTATGTTTCTCGGTACAGGAGCCGGAATTCCTGCTAAAGCTCGTAATGTTACGAGTATAGCCCTCCAGCTATTAGAGGAGAGAAATGCAGTATGGTTATTTGATTGTGGTGAAGCGACGCAGCATCAAATTTTACATACTTCTATTAAGCCTAGAAAGATTGAAAAAATCTTTATTACACATATGCATGGCGATCATATTTACGGCTTACCAGGGTTAATCAGTTCAAGGTCATTTCAAGGTGGGGAAACACCTTTAACAATATATGGACCTAAAGGAATTGAGGAGTTTGTGAAACTCTCACTTTCTGTTAGCCATACACATTTAACTTATGAAATAAAATTTGTAGAAATTGAAGATGGAATTATCTTTGAGGATGAATTATTTCAAGTTATTACTGAAAAATTAGATCATGGAATTGATTCATACGGTTATCGAGTGATTGAAAAAGATTTACCCGGTCCTTTACATGTTGATAAGCTCAAAAAGCTTGGATTACCCCCGGGACCGATTTACCAAAAAATTAAAAATGGGGGAGCCATTCGGTTACCAAATGGCTCAGTTATTAATGGAGACGAATTTGTTGGACCAAAACAAAAGGGAAGAGTTGTGACAATTTTAGGTGACACGCGCTACACTGAAAAAAGTATTAAACTAGCGGAAGAATCCGATGTGCTTATTCATGAAGCAACGTTTTCTAAGGAAGATCAGCAGCTTGCATATAATTATTTTCATTCAACGACTATTGATGCAGCTAAAATCGCAAAAAAATCTAATGCAAAAAAGCTGATACTTACGCACATCAGCTCTCGTTACCAAACGACAGAGCAGCATGATTTACTACTTCAGGAGGCTAAAGATACCTTTCCTTTATCGTTAATAGCAACAGATTTTATGCAAATTGAAATACCAAAGAATAATTGA
- the zwf gene encoding glucose-6-phosphate dehydrogenase, which produces MITQEHPKSIIVIFGATGDLAKRKLFPSIYRLVQNEKIGKNFAVVGVARRPWTTDEFRSNVSDSIQTSMKESKDLEEFTSHFYYHPFDVTNPSSYLELNGLLNELDGNYQTEGNRIFYLAMAPEFFGTIAQNLKKEGLTDTNGWSRLVIEKPFGHDLPSARKLNQEIREAFNENQIYRIDHYLGKEMVQNIEVIRFANALFEPLWNNRYISNIQVTSSEILGVEDRGRYYENSGALRDMVQNHMLQMVALLAMEPPIKLTTDEIRSEKVKVLRALRAVAEDEVSQYFVRGQYGAGQLEDKQLVAYRDENNVDDDSQTETYVAGKLLIDNFRWAGVPFYIRTGKRMAAKSTKIVVQFKDIPMNLYYKKGETVPPNLLIIHIQPEEGITLQLNAKKDEDESGISKPVKLDLSNNFLDGINTPEAYEKLIYDCMRGDATNFTHWDEVALSWSFVDPISEAWTKGKAALASYPSGSMGPKEADDLLEEDGNQWWPVN; this is translated from the coding sequence GTGATTACACAAGAACATCCAAAATCAATTATTGTTATTTTCGGAGCAACAGGTGATTTAGCAAAACGAAAATTGTTCCCATCTATTTACCGCCTTGTTCAAAATGAAAAAATCGGTAAAAACTTTGCTGTTGTTGGGGTTGCAAGAAGACCTTGGACAACTGATGAATTTCGTAGTAATGTTTCAGATTCTATTCAAACTTCAATGAAAGAATCCAAAGACCTAGAAGAATTCACATCTCATTTTTATTATCACCCATTTGATGTAACGAATCCTTCATCCTATTTAGAATTGAATGGATTGCTAAACGAGCTTGATGGAAATTATCAAACAGAAGGCAATCGCATTTTCTATTTAGCAATGGCACCGGAGTTCTTTGGAACTATTGCTCAAAACCTAAAAAAGGAAGGGTTAACAGATACGAATGGCTGGAGCAGATTAGTAATTGAAAAGCCATTTGGACACGATCTTCCTTCTGCACGAAAACTGAACCAAGAAATTCGTGAAGCCTTTAATGAAAATCAGATTTATCGTATTGACCATTATTTAGGGAAAGAAATGGTTCAAAACATTGAAGTAATACGCTTTGCTAACGCCCTATTTGAGCCTTTATGGAATAATCGTTACATATCTAATATCCAAGTAACATCTAGTGAGATTTTAGGTGTGGAAGATCGAGGGCGTTATTATGAGAATTCAGGTGCACTCCGTGATATGGTTCAAAACCACATGCTGCAAATGGTTGCTTTATTAGCGATGGAGCCGCCTATTAAACTGACTACTGATGAAATCAGAAGTGAGAAAGTAAAAGTTCTAAGAGCACTAAGAGCTGTAGCCGAAGATGAAGTTAGTCAATATTTTGTTAGAGGTCAATATGGCGCAGGTCAGCTTGAAGATAAACAGCTAGTTGCTTATCGCGATGAAAATAATGTAGATGATGATTCCCAAACAGAAACGTATGTTGCAGGAAAATTATTAATTGATAACTTTAGATGGGCCGGTGTTCCTTTCTACATTAGAACCGGAAAACGTATGGCTGCAAAATCCACAAAAATCGTTGTCCAATTTAAAGATATTCCAATGAACTTATATTACAAAAAAGGTGAAACTGTTCCACCTAACCTGTTAATCATTCACATTCAACCAGAAGAAGGAATTACCCTTCAGTTAAATGCGAAAAAGGATGAAGATGAATCTGGCATCTCAAAACCAGTTAAGCTTGATTTATCAAATAATTTCCTTGATGGAATTAATACACCAGAAGCATATGAAAAATTAATTTACGACTGCATGCGTGGAGACGCCACTAACTTCACTCATTGGGACGAAGTAGCTTTATCATGGAGCTTTGTAGATCCAATTTCAGAAGCATGGACAAAAGGTAAGGCAGCTCTTGCAAGCTATCCTTCTGGATCGATGGGACCTAAAGAAGCAGATGATCTTTTGGAAGAAGATGGAAATCAATGGTGGCCTGTTAACTAA